In Planctomycetaceae bacterium, a single genomic region encodes these proteins:
- the nrfD gene encoding NrfD/PsrC family molybdoenzyme membrane anchor subunit codes for MEGSSFVFPNDLHVPWSIMIVLYPYITGLVAGAFVVSSLYHVFHQHVLKPVARLALVTALCFCSFATLPLLLHLHHPERAFNIMITPSATSAMSGFGIIYSFYMLLLVVEVWLVFRPDIVARAQTATGLSGVFYRVLSLGDREMTVGSRATDEWLIRLLSIIGIPAACVLHGYVGFLFGAVKANPWWSTALMPVIFLASAVVSGIAALIVLYLLLCRYRGQATDARCVQALARYLWISLIVAVSLEMLELIHMAYEAGAEWSVLAALLTERLAFSYGVVQLLIGSVVPFVLLAIAMRSASKPGSAATLSGVASVLVLVQVFAMRWNVVVGGQLFSKSFRGFVEFPLHIGGREGLLAAAAVLVAPVLVLFFVSRLLPLWPSRDVSAPHAG; via the coding sequence ATGGAAGGTTCATCGTTCGTGTTTCCGAATGACCTGCATGTTCCCTGGAGCATCATGATTGTGCTGTACCCGTACATCACCGGTCTGGTGGCGGGAGCCTTTGTGGTGTCATCGCTGTACCACGTGTTTCATCAGCATGTCTTGAAGCCGGTTGCCCGGCTGGCGCTCGTTACCGCATTGTGTTTCTGCAGCTTCGCGACGCTGCCGCTGTTGCTGCACCTGCATCATCCCGAACGTGCGTTCAACATCATGATTACGCCCAGTGCGACATCGGCGATGTCGGGCTTCGGCATCATTTACAGCTTCTACATGCTGTTGCTGGTCGTCGAAGTGTGGCTCGTGTTTCGTCCGGACATCGTCGCACGGGCTCAGACCGCGACGGGTCTGTCCGGCGTGTTCTATCGCGTCCTGTCACTGGGTGACCGCGAGATGACTGTCGGTTCGCGGGCCACGGACGAATGGCTGATCCGGCTGCTGTCGATCATCGGAATCCCGGCGGCCTGCGTGCTGCATGGTTACGTGGGATTTCTGTTTGGTGCGGTCAAGGCGAATCCGTGGTGGTCGACGGCTCTGATGCCGGTCATCTTCCTGGCGTCGGCCGTCGTGTCCGGGATCGCCGCGCTGATCGTTCTGTATCTGCTTCTGTGCCGCTATCGCGGCCAGGCAACGGATGCCCGATGCGTTCAGGCGCTTGCTCGGTATCTGTGGATTTCGCTGATTGTTGCTGTGTCGCTGGAAATGCTGGAACTCATCCACATGGCCTACGAAGCCGGCGCTGAATGGTCAGTGCTGGCAGCGCTGCTGACGGAGCGTCTGGCGTTTTCCTATGGCGTCGTTCAGCTTCTGATCGGTTCCGTTGTTCCGTTCGTGCTGCTGGCGATCGCCATGAGATCAGCTTCAAAGCCAGGGTCCGCAGCGACACTCAGTGGCGTCGCGTCCGTCCTGGTTCTGGTGCAGGTCTTTGCGATGCGATGGAATGTCGTGGTCGGCGGGCAACTGTTTTCAAAGAGTTTTCGCGGGTTCGTTGAATTCCCGCTGCACATCGGCGGTCGGGAAGGGCTGCTGGCGGCTGCGGCCGTGCTGGTTGCTCCGGTTCTGGTGCTGTTTTTTGTCAGCCGACTGCTTCCATTGTGGCCATCCAGGGACGTTTCAGCGCCGCACGCGGGCTGA
- a CDS encoding 4Fe-4S dicluster domain-containing protein, producing the protein MNTSLNILNNGPGDCSSGDCASHHGACGGCGSGQTDQSRRDFLKRASTIAFGTFSLTLLPVAPESSRGTQVSTLAGGTAKKQDDVLFGFLVDTEKCVGTGKCLTACRAENNVPEGYSRTWVERYVHFKDGRVQVDLVPETGYAGSGIPEIDPAEVDRAYFTPKLCNQCEDAPCNQVCPVHASLTSPEGVELVDADRCIGCAYCVQACPYGMRFINPDTGNADKCTWCYHRIKRNEQPACVEACPVGARVFGRLDDPESEISKKLRQIPTRVLKEHLGTHPKLHYVGLSEEVV; encoded by the coding sequence ATGAACACGTCTTTAAACATCCTGAATAACGGGCCGGGCGATTGCTCATCCGGCGACTGCGCGTCTCATCACGGCGCCTGCGGAGGCTGCGGATCGGGGCAGACCGACCAGTCGCGTCGCGATTTTCTGAAACGAGCATCCACGATTGCCTTTGGCACGTTTTCGCTGACACTGCTTCCGGTCGCCCCGGAAAGTTCCCGCGGCACGCAGGTCTCGACACTCGCCGGCGGAACAGCGAAGAAGCAGGACGATGTTCTGTTCGGTTTTCTGGTGGACACCGAAAAGTGCGTCGGAACGGGGAAATGTCTGACGGCATGCCGTGCTGAGAACAATGTGCCGGAAGGTTATTCGCGAACCTGGGTTGAGCGATACGTGCATTTCAAGGACGGTCGCGTGCAGGTGGACCTGGTGCCGGAAACGGGATACGCCGGGTCAGGCATTCCGGAAATCGATCCGGCGGAAGTCGATCGGGCCTACTTCACTCCGAAACTGTGCAATCAGTGCGAGGACGCTCCGTGTAATCAGGTCTGTCCGGTGCATGCTTCGCTTACGTCACCGGAAGGTGTGGAGCTGGTGGACGCCGATCGGTGCATCGGCTGCGCGTACTGCGTTCAGGCGTGTCCTTACGGCATGCGGTTCATCAATCCGGACACCGGGAACGCGGACAAATGCACCTGGTGCTACCACCGGATCAAGCGAAACGAACAGCCGGCATGTGTCGAAGCATGTCCCGTGGGGGCTCGCGTCTTCGGAAGGCTGGATGACCCGGAAAGCGAAATCAGCAAGAAGCTGCGTCAGATTCCGACACGCGTTCTGAAGGAACATCTCGGCACTCATCCGAAGCTGCACTATGTCGGTCTGTCCGAGGAGGTGGTGTGA
- a CDS encoding cytochrome c, protein MKSVKVAVAVLFAVIICGLVSSSVTDAFAQVKSGKTRPASTKYLMRGVVKPHCGDLGAMLKEGPKDDEAWDAAACHAACLSEMSYTLMDDGRCPDAVWAMAAGTTLREGSAALLAAAEAKDLEAANAAFKTVTASCAACHKEHKK, encoded by the coding sequence ATGAAGTCTGTGAAAGTTGCTGTTGCCGTGTTGTTTGCTGTGATCATCTGTGGGCTTGTGAGTTCGTCCGTGACAGACGCATTCGCTCAGGTGAAGTCGGGCAAGACACGTCCGGCCTCCACCAAGTACCTGATGCGCGGCGTCGTCAAGCCGCACTGCGGCGACTTGGGTGCCATGCTGAAGGAAGGACCGAAGGACGATGAGGCGTGGGATGCGGCGGCCTGCCATGCGGCCTGCCTGAGTGAAATGAGCTACACGCTGATGGACGACGGTCGCTGCCCGGATGCCGTCTGGGCCATGGCTGCCGGCACGACTCTGCGAGAAGGCAGCGCCGCGCTGCTGGCTGCCGCGGAAGCAAAGGATCTGGAAGCCGCCAACGCCGCATTCAAGACTGTCACGGCTTCCTGTGCGGCGTGCCACAAGGAACACAAGAAGTAA
- a CDS encoding protoglobin family protein, protein MTFRSEPVFFLRHVLLRQETMQTIDETRLQTDVQYRYEYLAEFIGFGPDDVALIQGFAPHIGPRIAELVELTYQKLLAYDATARHFVPRQHGYDGEVPTNLADVTSEHPQIKFRMDHLNRYFMQLIGRSYDAKMVQYLDMVGRIHTPKAGSKLIDVPLVQMNALIGMLSDIILKVIAESPLDSATALKTQRAFNKLLWIQNDMVTRHYCSSETTSGSPETTNGSGS, encoded by the coding sequence GTGACGTTTCGTTCGGAACCGGTTTTCTTTCTGCGGCATGTCCTTCTTCGACAGGAAACAATGCAGACGATTGACGAAACAAGACTGCAGACAGACGTGCAGTATCGCTACGAGTATCTGGCGGAGTTCATCGGCTTTGGTCCCGATGACGTCGCGCTGATTCAGGGATTCGCTCCACACATCGGTCCGCGAATCGCTGAACTGGTCGAGTTGACGTACCAGAAGCTGCTGGCCTACGACGCGACCGCTCGGCATTTCGTCCCCCGACAGCACGGTTACGACGGTGAGGTGCCAACGAACCTTGCCGACGTCACTTCGGAGCATCCGCAGATCAAGTTTCGCATGGATCACCTGAATCGGTATTTCATGCAACTGATCGGCCGGTCGTATGACGCAAAAATGGTGCAGTACCTGGACATGGTCGGCAGGATCCACACGCCCAAAGCCGGCAGCAAGCTGATCGACGTTCCGCTGGTCCAGATGAACGCACTGATCGGCATGTTGTCCGACATCATCCTGAAGGTGATTGCCGAATCACCGCTGGACAGCGCTACGGCACTGAAGACGCAGCGAGCATTCAACAAGCTGCTGTGGATCCAGAATGACATGGTGACGCGGCATTACTGTTCATCGGAAACGACCAGCGGCTCACCGGAAACAACAAACGGCTCAGGATCGTGA
- the hcp gene encoding hydroxylamine reductase: MFCNQCEQTQNGVGCTDIGVCGKDEDMQSLQEILLYGVKGMAAYAHHARRLGKTDENVSAFIEEALFATVTNVNFDLESLLEMVLECGRQNIRVMEMLDQGHTERFGTPEPTTVYEGTKAGPGILVTGHDLLDLSDLLDQTAGTGINVYTHGEMLPAHSYPELKKHAHLAGHYGGPWQNQLWEFPLFSGPILGTTNCVLIPPDTYADRLFTNRVTAVPGGTRLKDNDFSAVIEKAKKCPPLPENKVRESTIGFHHSVVLGVAGQVVDAVKSGDLKRFYLIGGCDGAEAGRNYYTQLAESAPQESIILTLGCGKYRIRNHDYGTVAGLPRFLDMGQCNDAFGAVQVALALSKAFDCGVNDLPLEIVLSWFEQKAVAVLLSLLALDVKGIRVGPVPPAFVTPNVFKILQDKFDLKIIESSPPAELVQLGA; encoded by the coding sequence ATGTTCTGTAATCAATGCGAACAGACTCAGAATGGGGTCGGATGCACGGACATCGGAGTTTGCGGCAAAGACGAAGACATGCAGTCGCTGCAGGAAATTCTGCTGTACGGCGTGAAGGGTATGGCGGCGTATGCTCACCATGCCCGGCGACTGGGAAAAACGGACGAAAACGTCAGCGCGTTCATTGAAGAAGCACTCTTTGCGACGGTCACGAACGTCAACTTCGATCTGGAAAGTCTGCTGGAGATGGTTCTGGAATGTGGTCGGCAGAACATCCGGGTGATGGAAATGCTGGACCAGGGCCACACGGAACGCTTCGGGACTCCCGAGCCCACAACCGTCTACGAAGGAACCAAAGCGGGACCCGGAATTCTGGTCACGGGCCATGACCTGCTGGACCTGTCGGATCTGCTGGATCAGACCGCGGGGACCGGCATCAACGTTTACACACACGGCGAGATGCTGCCGGCTCACAGTTATCCCGAGCTGAAGAAGCATGCTCACCTGGCAGGGCATTACGGAGGCCCCTGGCAGAATCAGCTTTGGGAATTCCCGCTGTTTTCCGGGCCGATTCTGGGGACGACCAACTGTGTGCTGATTCCTCCCGACACGTACGCGGATCGGCTGTTCACAAACCGTGTGACGGCAGTTCCCGGCGGCACTCGATTGAAGGACAACGACTTTTCGGCCGTGATCGAAAAGGCGAAAAAGTGTCCTCCGCTGCCGGAAAACAAGGTTCGCGAATCAACGATCGGGTTCCATCACAGCGTGGTCCTTGGTGTCGCGGGGCAGGTGGTCGACGCCGTGAAGTCCGGTGATCTGAAGCGGTTCTACCTGATCGGTGGCTGCGACGGTGCCGAAGCGGGACGAAACTACTACACCCAGTTGGCGGAATCGGCACCACAGGAATCGATCATTCTGACACTGGGCTGCGGCAAGTATCGCATTCGCAACCACGACTATGGCACGGTCGCCGGATTGCCGCGATTTCTGGACATGGGGCAGTGCAACGATGCGTTCGGAGCCGTCCAGGTGGCTCTGGCGCTGTCGAAAGCCTTCGACTGCGGCGTCAATGATCTGCCGCTGGAAATTGTGCTTTCATGGTTTGAACAAAAGGCGGTGGCGGTACTGCTGAGTCTGCTGGCTCTGGACGTTAAGGGGATTCGCGTTGGCCCGGTGCCGCCCGCGTTTGTGACGCCAAACGTCTTCAAGATCCTGCAGGACAAGTTTGACCTGAAGATTATTGAATCGTCACCGCCGGCAGAACTGGTTCAGCTGGGAGCGTAG
- a CDS encoding DUF3488 and transglutaminase-like domain-containing protein: MSVLTLSEHRQAVRRQNGLERRFLRSITMCVCLSSIILSRAEGVWFPVGVTPVLAVLAYLITDRRDWFSLPIYAANVLGGMAAIATAMEFFAGDIEGKLLSGAHMLVYLTWIVLMMKKGIRQFWWLSALSVLQLAVASVLTREAAFGASLIGMLLLLIWTLSLFTLFRVRMISTGSAAEADSLIVADSLAEGYRRSAAGPVLVRNSVQIDAGESWTGWRFHGIVVSTFAGSLTVAAVVFAAFPRIWVDSPLAPTERDRSAYHHRTGFTEEVQLGEIGEILQSDSRVLQFSIRELNTGRPVSIEQFSTAMGFDELRLRGNVLSNYVKGRWSRGASRTDRPVDSSQRFPALTESANPFAIRITQDPPIGTFAFAVMPLVNAVSISSRGELAQREKTQTLIHTLADRRSDVPVTYEIHCPRLDPSDPQTAKLWVLSDVVAWLRNSPGPGDAEKRLRNRDVREEALTPKLREEMPKLVELAESICRTETGVSDDPAECADRILKFLNASGEFTYSLNQNVSDRSLDPVEDFLLNHKIGHCEYFASSCALMLQAVDVPARIVNGFKGSEVNTVTGEHEVKQKHAHTWVEAWIDGHWATLDPTPASAREETVASTASLSWLTDLRGAFTDKWFAVVQNMNLERQKALIKPAVDAIRNSAEVVKKQGLLSAAKLFFVEYVMSPQKWFSWQGGVITFVLLSLLAFLIRRKPWRILLAAAAALRRRFSRTSRAARSVIRFYESFREICERHGLPLSDSNTALENAIAARHFFAHILTTEELQVIPERVAAAFNSVRFGAAELSPEQASAIRSDVNLLARSLDSGPPPRQRAH; this comes from the coding sequence ATGAGCGTTCTGACTCTGTCCGAGCATCGTCAGGCAGTGCGTCGCCAGAACGGTCTGGAACGCAGGTTTCTGCGCAGCATTACAATGTGCGTCTGCCTGTCGTCGATCATCCTGTCGCGAGCGGAAGGAGTCTGGTTTCCCGTCGGCGTGACGCCGGTGCTGGCGGTGCTGGCCTATCTGATCACTGACCGGCGCGACTGGTTCTCGCTGCCGATTTACGCGGCGAATGTGCTGGGCGGGATGGCGGCCATCGCCACGGCCATGGAATTCTTCGCCGGCGACATCGAAGGCAAACTGCTGTCGGGAGCCCACATGCTGGTCTACCTGACGTGGATTGTGCTGATGATGAAGAAGGGGATCCGGCAGTTCTGGTGGCTGAGCGCGCTCAGTGTGCTGCAACTGGCGGTGGCGTCCGTGCTGACTCGCGAAGCCGCGTTCGGAGCGTCGCTGATTGGAATGCTGCTGCTGCTGATCTGGACGCTGTCGCTGTTCACACTGTTTCGCGTTCGAATGATCTCAACGGGATCGGCGGCGGAAGCGGATTCGCTGATCGTTGCGGACTCACTGGCCGAGGGTTACCGCCGATCGGCAGCCGGTCCGGTGCTGGTTCGCAACAGCGTGCAGATCGACGCGGGAGAATCGTGGACCGGCTGGCGTTTTCACGGGATCGTGGTTTCGACCTTCGCGGGATCACTCACTGTCGCCGCGGTCGTGTTTGCCGCGTTTCCGCGCATCTGGGTCGATTCTCCGCTGGCGCCAACGGAACGTGACCGATCGGCCTACCACCATCGCACCGGGTTTACGGAAGAAGTGCAACTGGGCGAAATCGGTGAAATCCTGCAAAGCGATTCGCGCGTGCTTCAGTTTTCGATTCGCGAACTGAACACCGGTCGCCCGGTGTCGATCGAACAGTTCAGCACCGCCATGGGATTCGACGAACTGCGGCTTCGCGGCAACGTGCTGAGCAACTACGTGAAAGGACGCTGGAGCCGCGGAGCGTCACGCACGGACCGCCCGGTCGATTCGTCGCAGCGGTTCCCTGCGCTGACCGAAAGTGCGAATCCATTCGCCATCCGCATTACTCAGGATCCTCCGATCGGGACCTTTGCGTTTGCCGTGATGCCGCTGGTCAATGCCGTTTCGATTTCGTCTCGCGGCGAACTGGCTCAGCGCGAAAAGACTCAGACGCTGATCCATACCCTTGCGGATCGCCGCAGCGATGTTCCCGTCACATACGAAATCCACTGTCCCCGGCTGGACCCGTCCGATCCTCAGACGGCGAAGCTGTGGGTGCTGTCGGACGTCGTTGCCTGGCTGCGGAATTCCCCCGGCCCCGGCGACGCCGAAAAGCGGTTGCGCAACCGAGACGTCCGCGAAGAAGCGCTGACGCCAAAACTTCGCGAAGAGATGCCGAAGCTGGTGGAGCTGGCGGAATCCATCTGCCGGACAGAAACGGGAGTCAGCGACGATCCCGCCGAGTGCGCCGATCGCATTCTGAAGTTCCTGAACGCTTCCGGTGAGTTCACGTATTCGCTGAATCAAAACGTCAGCGATCGATCGCTGGATCCGGTTGAGGATTTCCTGCTGAACCACAAGATCGGCCATTGCGAATACTTCGCGTCATCCTGCGCTTTGATGCTGCAGGCCGTCGACGTGCCCGCGCGCATCGTTAACGGCTTCAAGGGCAGCGAAGTCAACACGGTGACCGGCGAACACGAAGTGAAGCAAAAGCACGCTCATACCTGGGTGGAAGCCTGGATCGACGGTCACTGGGCGACGCTCGATCCGACACCAGCGTCCGCTCGCGAGGAAACGGTGGCGTCGACCGCATCGCTGAGCTGGCTGACGGACCTTCGCGGCGCATTCACCGACAAATGGTTCGCTGTCGTTCAGAACATGAACCTGGAACGGCAGAAGGCGCTCATCAAACCCGCCGTCGACGCAATCCGGAATTCCGCGGAAGTCGTCAAGAAGCAGGGTCTGCTGTCCGCCGCCAAACTGTTCTTTGTCGAATACGTCATGTCGCCGCAGAAGTGGTTTAGCTGGCAGGGCGGAGTCATCACGTTTGTACTCCTGTCGCTGCTGGCCTTCCTGATTCGCCGAAAGCCGTGGCGGATTCTGCTGGCTGCCGCAGCGGCTCTGCGACGGCGATTCAGCCGCACCAGCCGGGCCGCTCGCAGCGTGATTCGCTTCTACGAATCGTTCCGGGAAATCTGCGAACGCCACGGTTTGCCGCTTTCAGACAGCAACACGGCTTTGGAAAACGCCATCGCGGCCCGCCACTTCTTTGCTCACATCCTGACCACCGAAGAACTGCAGGTCATTCCGGAACGCGTGGCCGCGGCATTCAATTCCGTCCGCTTCGGCGCGGCTGAGCTGTCTCCGGAACAGGCGTCCGCGATCCGCAGCGACGTGAATCTTCTGGCCCGCAGCCTGGACTCCGGCCCGCCGCCCAGGCAACGTGCCCACTGA
- a CDS encoding DUF58 domain-containing protein gives MNSTDHGASSQQREPRFPISFSASSVTQLLAAVACFLGAFVLPNNYPELGNTTQMILIAAGSVSLVLGLGNILLGRFLARMFVKFGMRSRVVIPREGMVYLGIMLMLAIGALLGHQNTLLLVFGLMAGPFVLNGWAVYAMLKGVTVRRTAPRRASAGEFVTVDVTVANSKRWLSSRLLEIRDAVSGDAIRRERRHFEGVVTFVRVPPAGERTGRYQLCFQRRGSYRLGPLRASSRFPLGIGERGHTFSDYIDLLVWPRLGRLHPKWKRQQRELAEAANNNHSRIGLFDDEFHRIREYRVDDNPRAIHWRSTAKRGEPMVREFEQNRQSDLFIMLDLCEQKNFTETARETAISLAATICVEQARGVSGGQYLLGIAGKKTTVVTGRIAGPFRESALDALATCQSAKRSPLDDLISQVIASGMAGTARSVLITPRPEYARLIIPELSAALLPDGIDLLSRTTIVDATSADLSDVFELSGSGADAGNHQSRGIRSNGGPSGNGAAASRRHGQVSGVNS, from the coding sequence ATGAACAGCACTGACCACGGGGCATCCAGCCAGCAGCGCGAGCCGCGGTTTCCGATTTCGTTCAGTGCGTCATCGGTGACTCAGTTGCTGGCGGCCGTGGCCTGCTTTCTTGGCGCGTTCGTGTTGCCGAATAATTACCCGGAGCTGGGCAACACGACTCAGATGATTCTGATCGCGGCGGGGTCCGTGTCACTGGTGCTGGGACTTGGCAACATTCTGCTGGGCCGGTTTCTGGCTCGGATGTTTGTGAAGTTTGGCATGAGATCGCGGGTTGTGATTCCCCGCGAAGGCATGGTCTATCTGGGGATCATGCTGATGCTGGCCATCGGTGCTTTGCTGGGGCATCAGAACACGCTGCTGCTGGTGTTTGGTCTGATGGCCGGTCCATTCGTTCTGAATGGCTGGGCGGTGTACGCGATGCTGAAGGGAGTCACGGTGCGCCGAACGGCTCCGCGGCGCGCCTCCGCCGGAGAATTCGTGACGGTGGACGTGACGGTCGCCAACAGCAAACGCTGGTTGTCGTCGCGGCTTCTGGAGATTCGCGACGCGGTTTCGGGAGACGCCATTCGCCGCGAACGACGTCATTTTGAAGGTGTCGTCACGTTTGTGCGAGTCCCGCCGGCTGGCGAACGCACGGGCCGCTATCAACTGTGCTTTCAGCGGCGCGGCAGCTATCGCCTGGGTCCGCTGCGTGCCAGTTCGCGGTTTCCGCTGGGGATCGGCGAACGCGGTCACACGTTTTCTGACTACATCGATCTGCTGGTCTGGCCGCGACTGGGGCGGCTGCATCCGAAATGGAAGCGTCAGCAGCGCGAGCTGGCCGAAGCGGCAAACAACAATCACTCCAGGATCGGCCTGTTCGACGATGAGTTCCACCGCATTCGCGAATACCGCGTCGACGACAACCCGCGGGCGATTCACTGGCGATCAACGGCCAAGCGCGGGGAACCGATGGTCCGCGAATTCGAACAGAACCGCCAAAGCGATCTGTTCATCATGCTGGACCTTTGCGAACAGAAAAACTTCACGGAGACCGCTCGCGAAACCGCCATCAGCCTGGCGGCCACGATTTGCGTCGAACAGGCGCGGGGAGTCTCCGGCGGGCAGTACCTGCTGGGCATCGCCGGCAAAAAAACGACGGTCGTTACCGGACGAATCGCCGGCCCGTTTCGCGAATCGGCCCTGGACGCTCTGGCGACCTGCCAGTCCGCCAAGCGGAGTCCACTGGACGACCTGATTTCGCAGGTCATCGCTTCCGGCATGGCGGGAACAGCGCGAAGCGTGCTGATCACTCCTCGACCGGAGTACGCTCGACTGATCATCCCCGAACTATCCGCGGCGCTGCTGCCCGACGGCATCGATCTGCTTTCCCGCACCACAATCGTCGACGCAACGTCGGCCGATCTGAGTGACGTGTTTGAATTGTCCGGCTCCGGTGCGGATGCAGGGAACCACCAGTCCCGCGGCATCCGCTCGAACGGGGGACCGTCCGGCAACGGAGCCGCGGCGTCGCGGCGTCACGGTCAAGTCAGCGGAGTCAATTCGTGA